In the Kaistella sp. 97-N-M2 genome, one interval contains:
- the paaC gene encoding 1,2-phenylacetyl-CoA epoxidase subunit PaaC: MNPLYNYTLKLADDTLIYGQRLGELCGQGPYLEEDIALTNIALDYLGQSNNFYKYAAQIQDLGKTEDDLAFLRLEKEYLNCQLSELPNGDYANTILKVYFFAVYQKILYTELMKSSDEQLAAIAEKSLKEVKYHYTHTSTWIKMFAGGTEESKMRLKNAVENLWEYTGGMFAETQGEEDLAKLDVVPNSRNLHEIWTKTIEEDFQNFGIAIPDSDFMQKGSRTGYHTEYFGFILCELQYMQRTYPNCAW, translated from the coding sequence ATGAATCCACTTTATAACTATACTTTAAAATTAGCTGACGACACTTTGATCTATGGTCAAAGACTGGGCGAATTGTGCGGGCAGGGGCCGTATCTGGAAGAAGATATTGCCTTGACGAATATTGCTTTGGATTATCTGGGACAATCGAATAATTTCTACAAATACGCGGCACAAATTCAGGATTTGGGGAAAACTGAAGATGATCTGGCTTTCCTGCGTTTGGAAAAGGAATACCTGAATTGCCAACTTTCCGAGCTACCGAACGGTGATTATGCAAACACGATTTTGAAGGTTTATTTCTTCGCGGTTTATCAGAAAATTCTTTACACGGAATTGATGAAAAGCAGCGATGAACAGCTTGCAGCAATCGCTGAAAAATCTCTGAAAGAAGTAAAATACCATTATACGCACACTTCAACCTGGATCAAAATGTTTGCGGGCGGAACTGAAGAAAGCAAAATGCGCTTAAAAAATGCGGTCGAAAATTTGTGGGAATACACCGGCGGAATGTTTGCGGAAACGCAAGGTGAAGAAGATCTGGCAAAATTAGATGTTGTTCCAAACAGTAGAAATCTGCACGAAATCTGGACAAAAACAATCGAGGAAGATTTTCAAAATTTCGGCATCGCAATCCCGGACAGTGACTTTATGCAAAAAGGATCGCGAACCGGTTATCACACAGAATATTTTGGTTTTATTTTATGTGAACTGCAATATATGCAGAGAACCTATCCAAACTGCGCCTGGTAA
- the paaD gene encoding 1,2-phenylacetyl-CoA epoxidase subunit PaaD codes for MNNLLELLSQIPDPEIPVINIVELGIVREAKRVSDNQVEIVITPTYSACPAMFNIEEDIIKLFKEKEITAKVITKISPIWTTDWITDEAREKLRAYGITPPEKGNHEDHLNIPKKCPRCGSENTKQISRFGSTLCKASYQCNDCLEPFDYFKCH; via the coding sequence TTGAACAATCTTTTAGAACTTCTTTCCCAAATTCCGGACCCCGAAATTCCCGTCATTAATATCGTGGAACTCGGCATTGTGCGGGAAGCCAAAAGGGTTTCCGACAACCAAGTAGAAATCGTGATCACGCCGACGTATTCGGCCTGTCCGGCCATGTTTAATATTGAAGAAGACATCATCAAACTTTTTAAGGAAAAAGAAATTACGGCAAAAGTGATCACCAAAATTTCTCCCATTTGGACGACGGACTGGATCACCGACGAAGCCCGGGAAAAACTGCGCGCTTACGGAATTACGCCGCCCGAAAAAGGAAATCATGAAGACCATCTAAACATCCCCAAAAAATGTCCGAGATGCGGATCCGAAAACACCAAACAGATCAGCCGTTTCGGTTCTACGCTTTGTAAAGCCAGTTACCAGTGCAACGATTGTCTGGAACCTTTCGATTATTTTAAATGTCATTAA
- a CDS encoding enoyl-CoA hydratase-related protein, giving the protein MYKQLEIESHLDGKLQIAYLNDEKTYNSLNKTLLTELRTFIHEGSRDENVRCLAISGRGKAFCSGQNLKDAMSFSDPEEERVIQRMVIDFYNPLVKEISKARKPVISLVNGPAVGAGAMLALICDFTLATESSYFSQAFVNIGLIPDTGGTYWLPKLLGRQQANYLAFTGKKLSATEAKNLGLIADVFEDENFLVNAMGILEQLSNLPTKAIALTKKAFNESYENSLSQQLDVEGILQQEAAESEDFMEGVSAFLEKRKPEYKGK; this is encoded by the coding sequence ATGTATAAACAGCTCGAAATAGAATCTCACCTCGACGGAAAATTACAGATCGCTTATCTCAACGACGAAAAAACTTACAACAGTTTAAATAAAACTTTACTAACTGAACTCCGAACCTTTATTCATGAAGGAAGTCGGGACGAGAACGTTCGCTGTTTGGCGATTTCAGGACGTGGAAAAGCTTTTTGTTCCGGACAAAATTTAAAGGATGCCATGTCTTTCAGCGATCCGGAGGAAGAACGGGTGATACAGCGTATGGTCATCGATTTTTATAATCCTTTGGTAAAAGAAATTTCGAAAGCCAGAAAGCCCGTTATTTCTTTGGTTAATGGACCTGCGGTTGGCGCGGGCGCGATGCTGGCATTGATCTGCGACTTTACTTTAGCGACAGAATCTTCCTATTTTTCGCAGGCCTTCGTAAATATCGGTTTGATTCCGGATACGGGCGGAACGTATTGGCTGCCGAAACTTTTGGGCAGACAGCAGGCAAATTACCTCGCCTTTACCGGCAAAAAATTATCGGCAACGGAAGCGAAAAATTTAGGATTGATTGCAGATGTTTTCGAGGACGAAAATTTTCTTGTAAATGCAATGGGAATTTTGGAACAGCTTTCAAATTTACCGACCAAAGCCATCGCGCTCACGAAAAAAGCGTTTAACGAATCTTATGAAAATTCCCTGAGCCAACAATTGGATGTGGAAGGAATTTTACAGCAGGAAGCCGCAGAATCTGAAGATTTCATGGAAGGTGTATCTGCATTTTTAGAAAAAAGAAAACCGGAATATAAGGGAAAATAA
- a CDS encoding four helix bundle protein, with protein MRNDKENIIVIKTFDFALKIIEFSEIFFDQKRFSLAHQIFSSGTSIGANVRESQNAESKADFIHKMKIAAKEADEVEYWLLLCKHSNVLTSPAEEMFDHLKAIQLILSKIISTSKS; from the coding sequence ATGAGAAATGATAAAGAAAATATAATCGTTATTAAAACTTTTGATTTTGCACTGAAGATTATCGAATTTTCTGAAATATTTTTCGACCAAAAGAGATTCTCACTGGCACATCAAATTTTCAGCTCAGGAACTTCAATCGGCGCTAATGTTAGAGAAAGCCAGAATGCAGAAAGCAAAGCTGATTTTATACACAAAATGAAAATTGCAGCAAAAGAAGCTGATGAAGTAGAATATTGGTTGCTTTTATGCAAACATTCTAACGTTTTAACTTCGCCTGCGGAAGAAATGTTTGATCATTTAAAAGCCATTCAGTTGATTCTCTCCAAAATTATTTCCACATCTAAATCCTAA
- a CDS encoding 3-hydroxyacyl-CoA dehydrogenase NAD-binding domain-containing protein, producing MKVGIIGSGTMGIGIAQVAATSGCEVYLYDQNSAQTQKSLASLKKVLARLVEKQKITAEKSEEIFNKIKPCSELQDFKDCDLVIEAIIENKEIKTKVFQQLEEIVSDECIISSNTSSISITSLSSELKNPKRFIGIHFFNPAPLMPLVEVIPGLLTEKSLAEEITILMKSWGKIPVIAKDVPGFIVNRIARPFYGEALRIVEENIATPEQVDEAMRTLGNFKMGPFELMDLIGIDVNFSVTKTVYADYFFDPKYKPSLLQQRMSEAKLHGRKTGKGFYDYSIENQESRVKSQDIKDDQLYAEIFLRIISMLINEAVEAKRLGIADDEAIELAMQKGVNYPKGLLAWGEEIGFDKISETLQDLYETYQEERYRQSPLLRKI from the coding sequence ATGAAAGTAGGAATTATCGGCTCCGGCACCATGGGAATTGGAATCGCACAAGTTGCCGCAACTTCCGGTTGTGAGGTTTATTTATATGATCAAAATTCAGCGCAGACCCAAAAATCATTGGCAAGTCTGAAAAAAGTTCTGGCTCGACTAGTTGAAAAACAGAAAATCACTGCGGAGAAAAGCGAAGAGATTTTTAATAAAATTAAGCCTTGTTCGGAACTTCAGGATTTTAAAGATTGTGATTTGGTGATTGAAGCCATCATTGAAAATAAAGAAATCAAGACGAAAGTTTTTCAGCAACTGGAAGAAATTGTTTCTGATGAATGTATTATTTCAAGCAATACTTCTTCGATTTCGATCACGTCGCTATCTTCTGAACTAAAAAATCCGAAACGTTTTATTGGAATTCACTTTTTCAATCCGGCGCCGTTAATGCCTTTGGTGGAAGTGATTCCGGGATTATTAACCGAAAAAAGTTTAGCAGAGGAAATTACAATTTTAATGAAGAGTTGGGGCAAAATTCCCGTGATCGCGAAAGATGTTCCCGGCTTTATCGTAAACCGAATCGCCCGTCCTTTTTACGGCGAAGCTTTAAGAATTGTGGAGGAAAATATCGCCACGCCGGAACAGGTTGATGAGGCGATGCGGACTTTGGGGAATTTCAAAATGGGACCTTTTGAACTCATGGATCTTATCGGAATTGACGTCAATTTTTCAGTAACTAAAACGGTTTACGCAGATTATTTTTTCGATCCGAAATACAAACCGAGTTTGCTTCAGCAAAGAATGAGCGAGGCCAAGCTCCACGGCCGAAAAACCGGCAAAGGATTTTATGATTATTCGATAGAGAACCAAGAGTCAAGAGTCAAGAGTCAAGATATTAAGGACGATCAGCTTTACGCAGAAATATTTTTAAGAATTATTTCAATGCTCATCAACGAAGCGGTGGAAGCAAAACGCTTGGGAATTGCCGACGATGAAGCCATCGAACTGGCGATGCAGAAAGGCGTGAATTACCCAAAAGGCTTGTTGGCATGGGGAGAGGAGATTGGTTTCGACAAAATTTCAGAAACGCTTCAAGATCTTTACGAAACATATCAGGAAGAACGATACCGACAAAGTCCGCTTCTCAGAAAAATTTGA
- a CDS encoding PaaI family thioesterase, protein MTPLALAQYMLNQDHFSRWMGIKLIDIREKYCLIEMPVKQEMINGLKTVHGGVTFSLADSALAFSSNNTNEASVALHCSMNFTKAIRLGDILTAESVLISDTRKIGVYDISITNQNKVLVATFRGTVYKIEKKVTDL, encoded by the coding sequence ATGACTCCACTCGCACTCGCCCAATACATGCTCAACCAGGATCATTTCTCCCGATGGATGGGAATCAAACTCATCGACATACGGGAAAAATATTGTCTCATTGAAATGCCTGTAAAACAGGAAATGATCAACGGACTTAAAACGGTTCACGGCGGTGTAACTTTTTCTCTCGCGGATTCGGCGCTGGCTTTTTCGAGCAATAATACCAATGAAGCTTCTGTTGCTTTACATTGTTCCATGAATTTTACGAAAGCGATTCGCTTGGGAGATATTTTAACCGCAGAAAGCGTTTTGATTTCCGACACGCGAAAAATCGGCGTTTATGATATTTCCATCACCAATCAAAACAAAGTTTTGGTGGCGACTTTTCGTGGAACGGTTTATAAAATTGAGAAAAAGGTGACGGATTTATAA
- a CDS encoding type II toxin-antitoxin system RelE/ParE family toxin: MVNIYEIVWTDHALAELQDTIHYLETKFSQREISRLAEEIERILAIISRNPTIFPSTEKENIRKAVILKFNSMYFRIKENEIQILSFFSNRQSPDILQI, translated from the coding sequence ATGGTAAATATTTATGAAATTGTTTGGACTGACCATGCTTTAGCGGAACTTCAAGACACGATACATTACCTTGAAACGAAATTTTCACAGCGGGAAATCAGTCGGTTGGCCGAAGAAATCGAGCGGATTTTAGCGATCATAAGTCGTAACCCGACCATTTTTCCTTCTACAGAAAAAGAAAATATAAGAAAAGCGGTCATCTTAAAATTTAATTCTATGTATTTTAGAATTAAAGAAAATGAAATACAGATTCTATCTTTCTTTTCCAATAGACAAAGTCCTGATATTCTCCAAATATAG
- a CDS encoding RNA polymerase sigma factor produces MTHDIFKNTVFCLKDEMYRFAKRFVMSSDEAEDVVQDLMMKFWQKKEELATFGNLKSYALKSVKNECLNRLKHHDVKMGFADFQMHRSELYQVETNNLKEQIVGFINQLPEKQKAVIHLKDVEEYEVSEISEMLEMEENAVRVNLMRARQKVKDQIQKLMTFEEKMIENL; encoded by the coding sequence ATGACCCACGATATTTTTAAAAATACGGTATTCTGTCTCAAGGATGAGATGTACCGTTTTGCGAAAAGATTCGTGATGAGCAGTGACGAAGCAGAAGACGTTGTACAGGATTTGATGATGAAATTTTGGCAGAAAAAAGAAGAACTCGCGACCTTCGGGAATCTGAAATCCTACGCCTTAAAATCGGTGAAAAATGAATGCCTGAACAGATTGAAGCATCACGATGTGAAAATGGGTTTTGCAGATTTTCAAATGCACAGAAGTGAGCTTTATCAGGTAGAAACCAATAATTTAAAGGAACAGATCGTCGGTTTTATCAATCAGCTGCCGGAGAAACAGAAAGCTGTCATTCACCTGAAAGATGTCGAAGAATACGAAGTCTCTGAAATCTCGGAGATGCTGGAAATGGAGGAAAACGCAGTGCGCGTCAACTTGATGAGAGCACGGCAAAAAGTTAAAGACCAGATCCAAAAACTGATGACTTTTGAAGAAAAAATGATCGAAAATTTATAA
- a CDS encoding DUF4252 domain-containing protein, with product MQKLLIIFALFFSHFFLINAQKDKLDQLFEKYQESDGVTSIKIAKPMFNMLNKLNIDDAELDQIKPLLSKINGLRILIVEKPEAPATPGSGDQMKFNSFQKLQSDITSSIKNMKYEELMTVHSKDNKIKFLSSDAENGILDNLLLSINSEGNTVLMMLDGKISMDDVNKLVNEAQNSAPISTVMTENISSNSATQVRNVGKFTGVSVSSGIKVNYTQGNNQSVVVETDPNMQQYISTEVENGILIIAVKNKNNKNLNFKKLLVTVEAPRLTSAKVSSGSLFSTMNTINENDFDAEISSGANMNADLNIKNAVNVDISSGSSVRLDVKAKTFMLDGTSGSMSTINGSADKVSIDLSSAAACNAQNLVGRNVTANASSGANIKVQALETLAGTASSGSSIRYKGNPQISGGATKTSSGGSIKPLN from the coding sequence ATGCAAAAATTACTTATCATATTCGCCCTCTTCTTTTCGCATTTCTTCCTGATTAATGCGCAGAAAGACAAACTGGATCAGCTTTTCGAAAAATACCAGGAATCGGACGGCGTTACTTCCATAAAGATCGCCAAACCCATGTTCAATATGCTGAACAAGCTGAACATCGACGATGCCGAACTGGACCAGATCAAGCCCTTGCTCAGCAAAATTAATGGTTTGCGAATTCTGATCGTCGAAAAACCCGAAGCTCCTGCAACGCCTGGCAGCGGGGACCAAATGAAATTCAATTCATTCCAAAAATTGCAATCGGACATTACCAGCTCCATCAAAAACATGAAGTATGAGGAACTGATGACGGTTCACAGCAAAGACAACAAGATTAAATTTTTGTCGTCCGACGCCGAAAACGGGATCTTAGACAACCTGCTTTTAAGCATTAATTCTGAAGGAAATACGGTTTTAATGATGCTGGACGGAAAAATCTCGATGGATGATGTGAATAAACTGGTGAATGAAGCCCAGAATTCCGCGCCCATCAGTACGGTGATGACCGAAAACATCAGTTCGAACAGCGCTACGCAGGTCCGAAACGTGGGAAAATTTACAGGAGTTTCTGTTTCAAGCGGAATTAAAGTGAATTATACGCAAGGAAATAACCAATCTGTAGTTGTAGAAACCGATCCGAACATGCAGCAATACATTTCTACCGAAGTTGAAAATGGCATTCTAATCATCGCAGTGAAAAATAAAAACAATAAAAACCTAAACTTTAAAAAGTTGCTTGTAACCGTTGAAGCACCGCGGCTAACGTCTGCGAAAGTATCTTCAGGTTCGCTTTTCAGCACCATGAACACCATTAACGAAAACGATTTCGACGCAGAAATTTCTTCCGGTGCCAACATGAACGCAGATCTGAATATCAAAAACGCCGTCAACGTCGATATCAGTTCCGGTTCCAGCGTCAGACTGGATGTAAAAGCAAAAACTTTTATGCTCGACGGAACCAGCGGATCGATGTCCACAATCAATGGAAGTGCAGACAAAGTTTCTATCGACTTAAGCAGCGCCGCCGCTTGTAACGCACAGAATTTGGTTGGGCGCAATGTTACTGCCAATGCTTCTTCGGGCGCCAACATAAAAGTTCAGGCTCTGGAAACGCTGGCCGGCACAGCAAGTTCAGGCTCCTCGATCCGGTACAAAGGAAATCCCCAGATTTCCGGCGGTGCTACAAAAACCTCCAGCGGCGGAAGCATTAAACCTTTAAACTAA
- a CDS encoding DUF4252 domain-containing protein, translated as MKKLYLVPLSFVLLLSFQSCMVSTKPKMDFFANSNYATSGAKFTSVNVPMFLAKPIVKRALREDAENEDLINLIKKVSDIKVMTVENGNDKMIADYAKFLTQNNYEEWMTIRKEKETINFQARQKGEEIRKLLITVASGSDLVYVDISGKFTADDISRIINYSEKNDVKKLVTK; from the coding sequence ATGAAAAAACTATATCTTGTACCTCTAAGCTTCGTTCTGCTCCTGTCTTTTCAATCCTGCATGGTTTCTACAAAACCAAAAATGGATTTCTTCGCTAACTCCAATTATGCGACCTCAGGCGCAAAATTCACAAGCGTTAATGTGCCGATGTTTCTCGCGAAACCAATTGTGAAACGAGCTTTAAGAGAAGATGCCGAAAATGAAGACCTCATTAACCTCATTAAAAAAGTCTCCGATATAAAGGTGATGACGGTAGAAAATGGGAATGACAAAATGATCGCGGATTACGCCAAATTTCTAACTCAAAATAATTACGAGGAATGGATGACCATTCGGAAAGAAAAAGAAACCATTAATTTTCAGGCGCGGCAAAAAGGCGAAGAAATCCGCAAACTTCTCATTACAGTTGCCTCGGGCAGTGATCTGGTTTACGTCGACATCTCCGGAAAATTCACGGCCGATGATATATCCAGAATCATCAATTACTCCGAAAAAAATGATGTAAAAAAATTAGTGACCAAATAA
- a CDS encoding TonB-dependent siderophore receptor encodes MKSSKARVPLFGAGAIAGVINFISRTPREKQDLNILTNYANTGLVNFGVFASKRSKNFGYTFLATYNNQKAFDVDEDDFSELPKSVDFTIHPKLFFYLPGDAQIILGNAFTKGDRLGGDLQYIKGERNANHPYFEQNKSLRNTTTLEFEKKFGNNSALNYKSAFAIFERKIEVPGYKFSGNNQNYYSDLSWSKSGEKQTFILGGNYILDQFKQNSNPVFNLNLQTQTSGIYAQHTWDVADFLKIENGIRTDFVNYSNPLYTKSENFFLPKTSFLFLISPKFTSRIGGGFGYKTPTTFTEQTDTFNYQNLRPLQNVSSEKSLGATADVNFKTNLGDDFKLSLNQMFFYTKLKNSIILNDNIDGTFDLRNTDSNVYSKGFETNLKFIYKDFIKLFAGYTFTNTKAEYLPDTQKLPLVPKSKVNLALIAEKEGNYKAGFEGYFTDRQILYNRQLTQPYWELGFMVEKYFGRFSIFLNLENFTDTRQGRYKPVVSGTHQNPQFDEIWTHVEGRTFNGGIKFKL; translated from the coding sequence TTGAAATCATCAAAGGCCCGAGTTCCACTATTTGGCGCCGGCGCGATTGCGGGCGTTATTAATTTTATTTCCCGAACGCCGCGTGAAAAGCAGGATTTGAATATTTTGACCAATTATGCGAATACCGGTTTGGTTAATTTCGGCGTTTTTGCGTCGAAAAGATCAAAGAATTTCGGCTACACTTTTCTCGCAACTTATAATAACCAAAAAGCTTTCGATGTTGATGAGGACGATTTTTCCGAATTGCCAAAATCGGTGGATTTCACCATTCACCCGAAACTGTTTTTTTACCTTCCGGGAGATGCGCAGATTATTCTTGGTAATGCTTTCACGAAAGGAGACCGTCTCGGTGGAGATCTGCAGTACATCAAAGGAGAAAGAAACGCAAATCATCCTTATTTCGAGCAAAACAAAAGCCTAAGAAATACGACAACGCTGGAATTTGAGAAAAAATTCGGCAATAATTCTGCGTTAAATTACAAAAGTGCTTTTGCTATTTTCGAGCGGAAAATTGAAGTTCCGGGTTATAAGTTCAGCGGAAATAACCAGAATTATTATTCGGATCTATCCTGGAGTAAATCCGGCGAAAAGCAAACTTTTATTTTAGGTGGAAATTATATTTTGGATCAGTTTAAGCAAAATTCAAATCCAGTATTTAATTTGAATTTACAAACTCAAACTTCGGGGATTTATGCGCAACATACCTGGGATGTGGCGGATTTTTTAAAGATTGAAAACGGAATCCGAACCGATTTTGTGAATTACAGCAATCCGCTTTACACGAAATCTGAAAATTTTTTCTTACCCAAAACTTCTTTTCTTTTCCTGATTTCACCGAAGTTCACAAGCAGAATTGGTGGTGGTTTCGGCTACAAAACGCCGACGACTTTTACGGAACAAACCGATACTTTTAATTATCAAAATCTTCGGCCTTTGCAAAATGTTTCTTCCGAAAAAAGTTTGGGGGCAACTGCAGACGTTAACTTCAAAACGAATTTGGGCGATGATTTTAAGTTAAGTTTAAATCAGATGTTTTTCTACACGAAGCTGAAAAACTCAATTATTTTAAATGACAATATTGACGGAACATTCGATTTAAGGAACACCGATTCGAACGTTTACAGTAAAGGTTTTGAAACGAATTTGAAATTTATCTACAAAGATTTCATCAAATTATTCGCAGGCTACACTTTTACGAATACGAAAGCAGAATATCTTCCAGACACGCAAAAGCTGCCATTGGTACCGAAAAGTAAAGTAAACTTAGCCTTAATCGCGGAGAAAGAAGGCAATTACAAAGCTGGTTTTGAGGGGTATTTCACAGACCGGCAAATCCTCTATAATCGCCAACTGACACAGCCTTACTGGGAACTTGGTTTTATGGTTGAGAAATATTTCGGCAGGTTTTCTATCTTTCTTAATCTGGAAAACTTTACAGATACAAGACAGGGCAGGTACAAACCCGTCGTTTCCGGCACGCACCAAAATCCGCAGTTCGATGAGATTTGGACGCATGTTGAAGGCCGAACTTTTAACGGCGGAATTAAATTTAAGCTTTAA
- a CDS encoding TonB-dependent siderophore receptor codes for MKKIFFFTAIQLCSFSFAQNDTIKTARERENDIEEVIINSTRTSRTIANTPTRVETIELEEIDEKANMRPSNVAMILHESTGIAVQQTSATSGNSSIRIQGLDGRYTQILKDGFPSFGNFANGLSILEIPPLDLKQVEIIKGPSSTIWRRRDCGRY; via the coding sequence ATGAAAAAAATATTTTTCTTCACAGCAATTCAGCTGTGCTCCTTTTCGTTTGCGCAAAACGACACCATAAAGACCGCCCGGGAACGGGAAAATGATATTGAGGAAGTCATCATCAATTCCACTCGAACCAGCCGAACCATCGCAAATACGCCGACCAGAGTAGAAACCATCGAACTGGAGGAAATCGACGAGAAAGCCAATATGCGACCTTCAAATGTTGCCATGATTCTGCACGAAAGTACCGGGATCGCGGTGCAGCAAACATCTGCAACTTCAGGAAATTCCAGCATCAGAATTCAGGGTTTGGATGGCAGATATACGCAGATTTTAAAAGATGGATTTCCAAGTTTTGGCAACTTTGCCAATGGCTTGAGCATTCTGGAAATTCCTCCGTTGGATTTGAAACAGGTTGAAATCATCAAAGGCCCGAGTTCCACTATTTGGCGCCGGCGCGATTGCGGGCGTTATTAA
- a CDS encoding DUF6660 family protein, giving the protein MKFISLFLSLFFAILVTVPCNDEVSQFSGSSTTAVEKKSGDSQHSDFDACSVFCTCSCCGIVKVLDQKLAEISEVKIAAPSTKISDFQLFTLSKIPLGIWQPPKLS; this is encoded by the coding sequence GTGAAATTCATTTCTCTTTTTTTATCGCTCTTCTTTGCCATTCTTGTTACCGTGCCGTGTAACGATGAGGTTTCGCAGTTTTCAGGTTCGTCCACAACTGCTGTGGAGAAAAAGTCCGGAGATTCGCAGCATTCAGATTTTGACGCCTGTTCCGTTTTTTGCACATGTTCCTGTTGTGGAATTGTGAAAGTTTTGGATCAAAAATTGGCGGAGATTTCTGAGGTAAAGATCGCAGCGCCTTCTACTAAAATTTCGGATTTCCAATTATTTACGCTTTCCAAAATACCTTTAGGAATCTGGCAGCCGCCCAAATTAAGTTAA
- the guaB gene encoding IMP dehydrogenase yields the protein MSIHNKIVETAITFDDVLLIPSYSEVLPNQVSLKSRLSDKITLNVPIVSAAMDTVTEAEMAIALARVGGIGFIHKNMPIEEQATQVYNVKRSENGMISDPVTLSKDHTLAEAKELMARFKISGLPVVDDTNTLIGIITNRDVKYQENLEAKVEELMTKDKLITSNKATNLDEAKQILLRNRVEKLPIVDKDFKLVGLITIKDIDNQTEYPNANKDANGRLIVGAGVGVGEDTIERVTALVKSGVDIIAVDSAHGHSKGVLDKVAELRKNFPDLDIVGGNIVTAEAAKDLIEAGANILKVGVGPGSICTTRVVAGVGVPQLSAIYNVFEYAKTKNVAVIADGGVKLSGDIVKALASGASAVMLGSLLAGTDEAPGEEIIFQGRKFKAYQGMGSLSAMRRGGKERYFQSEAKKFVPEGIEGRVPHKGKLEEVVFQLTGGIRAGMGYCGTKDIETLQNDGKMVMITGSGLKESHPHDVIITQEAPNYSL from the coding sequence ATGTCTATCCACAACAAAATCGTAGAAACTGCCATCACTTTCGATGACGTCCTTCTAATCCCTTCTTATTCAGAAGTTTTACCTAATCAGGTTTCCCTAAAATCACGACTTTCCGATAAAATTACGCTTAATGTTCCCATCGTTTCCGCTGCAATGGATACGGTTACGGAAGCAGAAATGGCCATCGCTTTGGCAAGAGTCGGCGGTATTGGGTTTATCCACAAAAATATGCCTATTGAGGAACAGGCGACGCAGGTTTACAATGTAAAACGTTCCGAAAACGGAATGATCTCCGATCCGGTAACGCTTTCCAAAGATCATACTTTGGCCGAAGCGAAGGAATTAATGGCAAGATTTAAGATTTCAGGACTTCCCGTGGTGGACGATACCAACACTTTAATTGGCATCATCACCAACCGCGATGTAAAATATCAGGAAAATCTGGAGGCGAAAGTGGAAGAATTAATGACGAAAGATAAACTCATCACGTCCAACAAAGCCACGAACCTCGATGAAGCCAAGCAAATTCTCCTTCGCAACCGCGTGGAGAAACTTCCTATCGTAGACAAGGATTTTAAACTCGTTGGTCTCATTACCATTAAAGATATCGACAATCAAACGGAATATCCAAACGCGAACAAAGACGCCAACGGCCGTTTGATCGTAGGCGCCGGCGTAGGTGTGGGCGAAGATACGATTGAGCGCGTTACCGCTTTGGTAAAATCCGGCGTTGATATTATTGCGGTAGATTCCGCCCACGGACATTCCAAAGGCGTTTTGGATAAAGTTGCAGAACTCCGTAAAAACTTTCCCGATCTGGATATTGTGGGAGGAAATATTGTGACGGCCGAAGCCGCGAAAGATCTTATCGAAGCCGGCGCGAATATCCTGAAAGTCGGCGTTGGTCCGGGTTCCATCTGTACAACGCGGGTCGTTGCCGGCGTTGGGGTTCCCCAACTTTCCGCTATTTACAATGTTTTCGAATATGCAAAAACTAAAAACGTAGCCGTAATTGCCGATGGTGGCGTGAAACTTTCCGGAGATATTGTGAAAGCTTTAGCTTCCGGTGCCAGCGCCGTTATGCTCGGTTCTCTTTTAGCAGGAACCGATGAAGCTCCGGGCGAAGAAATTATTTTCCAGGGACGGAAATTTAAAGCCTACCAGGGAATGGGCTCGCTTTCGGCCATGAGACGCGGCGGAAAAGAAAGATATTTCCAGAGTGAAGCCAAGAAATTTGTACCGGAAGGTATTGAAGGTCGCGTTCCGCACAAAGGAAAACTGGAAGAAGTTGTTTTCCAGCTTACGGGTGGAATCCGTGCGGGGATGGGTTATTGCGGCACAAAAGATATCGAAACCTTACAAAACGACGGAAAAATGGTGATGATCACCGGAAGCGGTTTAAAGGAATCGCATCCACACGACGTCATTATTACGCAGGAAGCACCGAATTATTCCCTGTAA